Proteins found in one Parasteatoda tepidariorum isolate YZ-2023 chromosome 7, CAS_Ptep_4.0, whole genome shotgun sequence genomic segment:
- the LOC107455405 gene encoding protein spaetzle codes for MAFKWHRAITNCFLVLFLILSLKFSWKFLVSGTSQNKSERTVIFPTSNSTEHSLPVFPDLVVEYVGRQRPMAPSVDIYGTPLCVKKQKDTYCENIENYPESEIRSAITYSKDEFQELFGTMTMSARRIPGEIYEDPVCPQYSRFFFPKAAVNENDQWAFVVNDVDDYVQAVMSEMCEQEDTPCRYLDGVLPFEHSSRCRQKYAYKRLLALHPNQKKTYTDAFRFPSCCVCYVKKPSLSARKHEIPVEDMYPISPTDVRRQKERTNMK; via the exons ATGGCTTTCAAATGGCACCGGGCAATTACCAACTGTTTTTTG gtgctttttttgattttaagccTAAAATTTTCCTGGAAGTTCTTAGTTTCTGGTACCTCTCAAAACAAGAGTGAACGAACGGTGATTTTTCCAACTTCTAATTCAACCGAGCATTCACTCCCCGTCTTCCCTGATCTAGTCGTTGAATATGTGGGAAGACAGCGTCCGATGGCACCGTCAGTGGACATCTACGGGACACCACTTTGTGTGAAAAAGCAAAAAGATACCTATTGTGAGAATATCGAAAATTATCCAGA AAGTGAGATTCGGTCTGCCATAACTTATTCCAAAGATGAGTTCCAAGAATTGTTTGGAACGATGACAATGTCAGCACGAAGAATTCCGGGAGAGATATACGAAGATCCTGTGTGTCCTCAGTATTCTAGATTTTTCTTCCCCAAAGCAGCGGTCAACGAGAACGACCAATGGGCATTCGTGGTCAATGATGTTGATGACTATGTCCAAGCAGTCATGTCTGAAATGTGCGA GCAAGAAGACACGCCCTGTAGATATTTGGATGGAGTTCTGCCCTTTGAGCACAGCTCAAGATGTCGTCAAAAATATGCTTACAAAAGACTTCTTGCTTTGCATCCCAATCAGAAGAAAACTTACACAGATGCTTTTAGGTTCCCATCCTGTTGTGTGTGTTACGTGAAAAAACCTTCCTTATCGGCGAGAAAACACGAAATCCCTGTGGAAGATATGTATCCTATAAGTCCAACTGATGTTAGAAGACAAAAAGAAAGAACTAATATGAAATAA